A region from the Deinococcus sp. KSM4-11 genome encodes:
- the tkt gene encoding transketolase, translated as MSTDVPQLSVNTIRTLSIDGVQAANSGHPGAPLGAAPMAYVVWQEFLRFNPKHPQWAGRDRFVLSAGHASMLIYSLLHLTGYDMPLSELKNFRQWGSKTPGHPEFFHTPGLDATTGPLGQGAAMSVGMAMAEAHLAARYNKEGFKIFDNHVYSILGDGDLQEGVNHESAALAGHLKLGKLIWLHDDNQVQLDTATDKAESEDTAERYRAYGWEVLRVEDGNNLAEIRQALTVAKNNTSQPTLIQVRTVIGYASPKAGTSKAHGEALGEAAVAETKKALGWDYPAFTVPDDVAAHMDATERGAKLEADWNTLMDGYRAAHPELGKEVDALLARDLPANLGEVLPSYEVGGKAMATRNASGEVINALARAIPGLMGGSADLSGSTKTTITDGGVLNHDTYGGRNVYFGVREFGMAAAGNGLSLYGGLRPLVGTFLVFADYLKPAFRLSAIQMQPVTYVLTHDSIGLGEDGPTHQPIDQLAMLRAVPGAHVIRPADANETAAAWAMALEYDKGPTALALSRQDLPILPRNHAGVKKGAYVVQDAEGGNAQIILIASGSEVSLAIEAAKALNAEGVGTRVVSMPCMEVFRTQDQAYRDSILTPGVKRVAIEAASKGPWYEWTQGGPVIGMESFGASAPAKVLFEKFGFTVENVTKVVKSVL; from the coding sequence ATGTCAACCGACGTGCCGCAGCTGAGTGTCAACACCATCCGCACGCTGTCCATCGACGGGGTTCAGGCCGCCAACAGCGGTCACCCCGGCGCACCGCTGGGCGCCGCTCCCATGGCCTACGTCGTCTGGCAGGAGTTCCTGCGCTTCAACCCGAAGCATCCGCAGTGGGCCGGACGCGACCGTTTCGTGCTGTCGGCCGGACACGCCAGCATGCTGATCTACTCCCTACTACACCTGACCGGCTACGACATGCCCCTCTCGGAACTGAAGAACTTCCGGCAGTGGGGCAGCAAGACGCCCGGCCACCCGGAGTTCTTCCACACGCCCGGCCTGGACGCCACCACCGGCCCCCTCGGGCAGGGCGCGGCCATGTCGGTCGGCATGGCCATGGCCGAGGCGCACCTGGCCGCCCGCTACAACAAAGAGGGCTTCAAGATCTTCGACAACCACGTGTACTCGATCCTGGGCGACGGTGACCTGCAGGAGGGCGTGAACCACGAATCCGCCGCGCTGGCCGGGCACCTCAAGCTCGGCAAGCTGATCTGGCTGCACGACGACAACCAGGTGCAGCTCGACACCGCCACCGACAAGGCCGAGTCGGAGGACACCGCCGAACGCTACCGCGCCTACGGCTGGGAGGTGCTGCGCGTCGAGGACGGCAACAACTTGGCTGAGATCCGCCAGGCGCTGACCGTCGCGAAGAACAACACCTCGCAGCCCACGCTGATCCAGGTGCGCACCGTGATCGGCTACGCCAGCCCCAAGGCCGGCACCAGCAAGGCCCACGGCGAGGCGCTGGGCGAGGCGGCCGTGGCCGAGACCAAGAAGGCCCTGGGCTGGGACTACCCGGCCTTCACGGTGCCCGACGATGTCGCTGCCCACATGGACGCCACCGAACGCGGTGCAAAGCTGGAAGCCGACTGGAACACCCTGATGGACGGCTACCGCGCCGCGCACCCAGAGCTCGGCAAGGAAGTGGACGCGCTGCTCGCCCGCGACCTGCCCGCCAACCTGGGTGAGGTGCTCCCCAGCTACGAGGTCGGCGGCAAGGCCATGGCGACCCGCAACGCCAGCGGCGAGGTCATCAACGCCCTCGCCAGGGCGATTCCCGGCCTGATGGGCGGCAGCGCCGACCTGTCCGGCAGCACCAAAACGACCATCACGGACGGCGGCGTGCTGAACCACGACACCTACGGTGGGCGCAACGTGTACTTCGGCGTGCGCGAGTTCGGCATGGCCGCCGCCGGCAACGGCCTGAGCCTCTACGGCGGCCTGCGTCCCCTGGTCGGCACCTTCCTGGTGTTCGCGGATTACCTCAAGCCCGCCTTCCGCCTGAGCGCCATCCAGATGCAGCCGGTCACGTACGTCCTCACGCACGACTCGATTGGGCTGGGCGAGGACGGCCCCACGCACCAGCCCATCGACCAGCTCGCCATGCTGCGTGCGGTGCCGGGCGCGCACGTGATCCGGCCCGCCGACGCGAACGAGACGGCCGCCGCGTGGGCCATGGCCCTGGAGTACGACAAGGGCCCCACCGCGCTGGCCCTGTCGCGCCAGGACCTGCCGATCCTGCCCCGCAACCACGCCGGCGTGAAAAAGGGCGCCTATGTCGTGCAGGATGCCGAGGGCGGGAACGCCCAGATCATCCTGATCGCGTCGGGCTCCGAGGTCAGCCTCGCCATCGAGGCCGCCAAGGCCCTGAACGCCGAGGGCGTGGGAACCCGCGTGGTCTCCATGCCATGCATGGAGGTCTTCCGCACGCAGGATCAGGCCTACCGCGACTCCATCCTCACGCCCGGCGTGAAACGCGTCGCCATCGAGGCCGCCAGCAAGGGGCCGTGGTACGAGTGGACGCAGGGTGGCCCCGTGATCGGCATGGAAAGCTTCGGGGCGTCCGCGCCCGCGAAGGTGCTGTTCGAGAAGTTCGGCTTCACTGTCGAGAACGTCACGAAGGTCGTCAAGAGCGTCCTGTAA